The Deltaproteobacteria bacterium genome has a window encoding:
- a CDS encoding Na/Pi cotransporter family protein encodes MPHFSLISFIGAVAIFLYGIRVSRNGLQLLGGDRLRGFISQLTDKRMKGLLVGIFVTLILQSSSATANMLVSFAGAGLLTLTQAMGVLLGADIGTSLVVLLLSIRHFGDYAMLFLVFGVAFDFISSTKKAKYLSMILLGFGFIFLGMRLMTEQALPLKEIPLFTQLMSLLAENKGYAFVFAAFITPFLSSAGTLGLLIAFSFSGILNFEQSLPMILGANIGTCFTSVLSSISGGTSGKQVAFAHLVFKGLGVVICFLFLDEFSHLVFWLSHRFPGVELTQSGLIAFTHILFNLMLSFFFFPFVRQGVWLIEKLLPPTPAELENPFAPRYLDVKNLDTPSLAFANVRRELLRVADLVFVMFRCSIQCYEKYNLELVQEIEAKDDKVDFLDREVKIFLTKLSQENLTSEQAKLSMTLLTMTGALEEIGDIIVQNILDMAGKKIHRSRTFSEEGWKEILAYHSNILQSFSWVISALTSSNRELCHKVIRSVEHLVKDHEELRNKHLARLQSGLKESIETSSIHLDTLSAFSRIASLLQELVTPLLEMNV; translated from the coding sequence ATGCCTCATTTCTCTTTAATTAGCTTTATCGGTGCCGTGGCTATTTTTTTGTATGGGATTCGCGTGAGCCGTAATGGTTTGCAGCTTTTGGGTGGAGATCGTTTGAGGGGTTTTATTTCTCAACTCACCGACAAGCGCATGAAAGGCTTGCTGGTGGGTATTTTTGTGACCCTGATTCTGCAATCTTCTTCCGCTACAGCAAACATGCTGGTTTCTTTTGCGGGAGCCGGGCTTTTGACTTTAACTCAGGCGATGGGCGTTTTGCTGGGGGCAGACATTGGAACCAGCTTGGTAGTCTTACTGCTCTCCATCCGTCACTTTGGCGATTATGCCATGTTGTTCCTCGTATTTGGGGTCGCCTTCGATTTCATCAGTAGCACTAAGAAGGCAAAATACCTCAGCATGATTCTCCTGGGTTTTGGTTTCATTTTTTTGGGGATGCGACTCATGACCGAGCAGGCCTTGCCTCTCAAGGAAATTCCCCTCTTTACCCAGCTCATGAGTTTACTGGCCGAAAATAAAGGCTATGCCTTTGTGTTTGCTGCCTTCATCACACCCTTTCTTTCAAGCGCAGGCACCTTGGGCTTATTGATTGCCTTTTCTTTTTCCGGAATTTTAAATTTCGAGCAATCCCTTCCCATGATTTTGGGGGCCAATATTGGAACCTGTTTTACTTCGGTCCTTTCTTCCATCTCCGGGGGGACTTCCGGAAAACAGGTGGCCTTTGCCCATCTGGTGTTTAAGGGATTGGGGGTGGTGATTTGTTTCCTCTTTCTGGACGAATTCAGCCACCTGGTTTTCTGGCTTTCTCATCGTTTTCCAGGAGTGGAATTAACTCAAAGTGGTTTGATTGCCTTTACCCATATTCTGTTCAATTTAATGCTTTCATTTTTCTTCTTTCCCTTTGTGAGACAGGGCGTGTGGCTGATAGAAAAATTACTTCCGCCCACACCAGCAGAGCTTGAAAACCCCTTTGCTCCCCGTTACCTGGATGTCAAAAATCTGGATACCCCTTCGCTGGCCTTTGCCAATGTAAGGCGCGAGCTGCTTCGCGTTGCGGACCTAGTGTTTGTGATGTTTCGTTGTTCTATCCAGTGTTACGAAAAATATAACCTCGAACTAGTGCAAGAAATAGAAGCCAAAGATGACAAAGTGGATTTTTTAGACCGTGAAGTGAAAATTTTTCTCACCAAACTTTCCCAGGAAAACCTCACTTCAGAACAGGCAAAGCTCTCTATGACACTGTTGACCATGACCGGGGCACTCGAGGAGATTGGCGATATCATTGTGCAAAATATTTTGGACATGGCGGGTAAAAAAATCCATCGATCGCGAACATTTTCTGAAGAAGGCTGGAAAGAAATTCTGGCTTATCACAGCAATATTCTGCAAAGTTTTTCCTGGGTCATTTCGGCCCTCACTTCCAGCAATCGGGAGCTTTGCCACAAAGTGATTCGCAGCGTGGAGCATTTGGTGAAGGATCACGAAGAACTGCGCAACAAACACCTGGCCAGACTCCAGTCGGGTTTAAAAGAAAGTATCGAAACTTCTTCGATTCATCTGGATACCTTGTCCGCTTTTTCAAGAATTGCATCTCTATTGCAGGAGCTGGTGACGCCTCTTTTGGAAATGAATGTCTGA